The proteins below are encoded in one region of Bosea sp. BIWAKO-01:
- the rpsP gene encoding 30S ribosomal protein S16 — protein sequence MSLKIRLTRGGAKKRPYYRIVVADARSPRDGRFIEKIGAYDPMKAKDSPERVVLDLEKAKAWLAKGAQPTDRVLRFLDAAGLLKRPARNNPAKAVPGEKAKERAEKKAEKAAAPAAAE from the coding sequence ATGTCCCTGAAGATCCGCCTCACCCGCGGCGGCGCCAAGAAGCGCCCCTATTACCGCATCGTCGTCGCCGACGCCCGTTCGCCGCGCGATGGCCGCTTCATCGAGAAGATCGGCGCCTATGATCCGATGAAGGCGAAGGATTCGCCGGAGCGCGTCGTGCTCGACCTCGAGAAGGCCAAGGCCTGGCTCGCCAAGGGCGCCCAGCCGACCGATCGCGTCCTGCGTTTCCTCGACGCTGCTGGCCTGCTGAAGCGTCCGGCCCGCAACAACCCGGCGAAGGCCGTTCCCGGCGAGAAGGCCAAGGAGCGCGCCGAGAAGAAGGCTGAGAAGGCCGCTGCTCCGGCTGCTGCTGAGTGA
- the rimM gene encoding ribosome maturation factor RimM (Essential for efficient processing of 16S rRNA), which produces MADNELVLLGIVGAPHGVKGEVRIKAFTADPLDIAAYGALIDDHGRRFEIAEIRPAKEVVIARLKGVTSREAAETLNGLKLHTERANLPPADDEDEFLQADLVGCAVFGPQGEPLGEVTSVDNYGAGDLLDIRTPDGRSVLMPFTKAFTPRIDIAARRIEADPPAGLFEDVDDK; this is translated from the coding sequence ATGGCTGATAACGAACTCGTCCTGCTCGGCATCGTCGGGGCGCCGCATGGCGTCAAAGGCGAGGTGCGGATCAAGGCCTTCACGGCCGATCCGCTCGATATCGCGGCCTATGGTGCGCTGATCGACGATCACGGCCGCCGGTTCGAGATCGCGGAGATCAGGCCCGCCAAGGAAGTGGTCATCGCCCGCCTGAAGGGCGTGACCAGCCGCGAGGCGGCCGAGACCCTGAACGGGCTCAAGCTCCATACCGAGCGAGCAAACCTGCCACCGGCCGATGATGAGGACGAGTTCCTCCAGGCCGACCTCGTCGGCTGCGCCGTGTTCGGGCCGCAAGGCGAGCCTCTCGGCGAGGTCACGTCCGTCGACAATTATGGCGCTGGCGACCTGCTTGACATCCGCACTCCGGATGGCCGCTCCGTGCTGATGCCGTTCACCAAGGCGTTTACACCCCGAATCGATATTGCAGCGCGACGGATCGAAGCGGATCCTCCGGCCGGATTGTTCGAGGATGTCGATGACAAGTGA
- a CDS encoding CAP domain-containing protein has product MTRTAAAALLATALLAAGCATEPLRTGPINPKSAEKLAAVQVDRAAATRILNNYRASLGLGPVRLDPALTAMAQRQADAMVAGNTLSHDVGGNFTARVHAAGLNTGRAAENLGGGYYSTEEAFAGWRQSSGHDANLRMPEATRFGIALAKDPRTQYRAYWALVVAADPQPRRTVDAGPLVPVESLLRVRAEGDRQIAGR; this is encoded by the coding sequence ATGACCCGAACCGCCGCTGCCGCCCTTCTCGCCACCGCCCTCCTGGCCGCTGGCTGCGCCACCGAACCACTGCGCACGGGCCCCATCAATCCGAAATCCGCCGAGAAGCTGGCCGCGGTGCAGGTCGACCGCGCCGCAGCAACGCGAATCCTGAACAACTACCGCGCCAGTCTCGGCCTCGGCCCCGTACGGCTCGACCCGGCGTTGACGGCGATGGCCCAGCGCCAGGCCGACGCGATGGTCGCCGGCAACACGCTCTCGCATGATGTCGGCGGCAATTTCACGGCCCGCGTGCATGCGGCCGGGCTGAATACGGGCCGTGCAGCCGAAAATTTGGGTGGCGGTTACTATTCCACCGAGGAGGCTTTTGCGGGCTGGCGCCAATCGTCGGGACATGACGCAAATCTGCGCATGCCCGAGGCGACGCGCTTCGGCATCGCGCTGGCAAAGGACCCACGCACTCAGTACCGCGCCTATTGGGCCCTGGTTGTCGCAGCTGACCCGCAACCTCGCAGGACAGTGGATGCCGGGCCGCTCGTTCCGGTGGAGAGTTTACTCAGGGTTCGCGCTGAAGGTGACAGGCAGATTGCAGGGCGGTAG
- a CDS encoding HAD family phosphatase, translated as MSMTSETSIRALIFDMDGTIVDNMRFHDDAWEAWHKTENLAFDRASFFSRTAGKANLEILSAYFPEAEDAELEARGLRKEELYRAAYRPHVTALAGLLDLMARAETAGIPMAVASAAPPANIDLVLDTLGLRSRFATIVSPSQGFRGKPHPDMFLAAAERMGVAPESCLVFEDAPLGVEAAKRAGMRAVAILTMLEAGAFSGFDNVIGSARDFAALDGHPSLRFASA; from the coding sequence ATGTCGATGACAAGTGAGACCTCGATCCGCGCCCTAATCTTCGACATGGATGGCACCATCGTCGATAACATGCGCTTCCACGATGATGCCTGGGAGGCGTGGCACAAGACCGAGAACCTCGCCTTCGACCGGGCAAGCTTCTTCAGCCGCACCGCCGGCAAGGCCAATCTCGAAATCCTTTCTGCCTATTTTCCGGAGGCCGAGGACGCTGAGCTCGAAGCGCGCGGCCTGCGCAAGGAAGAACTCTATCGCGCGGCCTATCGTCCCCATGTCACGGCGCTCGCCGGTCTGCTCGATCTGATGGCGCGCGCCGAGACTGCCGGGATTCCGATGGCGGTCGCTTCCGCTGCGCCGCCGGCCAATATCGACCTTGTGCTCGATACGCTTGGTCTGCGCTCGCGCTTCGCCACGATCGTCTCCCCATCGCAGGGGTTTCGGGGCAAGCCGCATCCCGACATGTTCCTGGCGGCCGCCGAGCGCATGGGCGTGGCTCCCGAAAGCTGCCTCGTCTTCGAGGACGCGCCGCTCGGCGTCGAGGCCGCGAAGCGTGCCGGCATGCGGGCTGTCGCGATCCTGACGATGCTCGAGGCGGGGGCCTTCTCCGGCTTCGATAATGTCATCGGCAGTGCCAGGGATTTCGCAGCGCTGGACGGGCATCCGTCGCTGCGCTTTGCTTCGGCATGA
- a CDS encoding GyrI-like domain-containing protein: MPDPNATLAGKPGDPSDVDEVQLVPKPVLAISGQSSWDQGFQRLVESFRILREQASRSALSVAGRPLTLFIETDDNGFRFEAMLPVDRAPDGAVPLANGVRSSTSPAGLSLRFVHTAPYDDIDSTYETITAYLEAKNIKVKDAFLEEYVTDLKDPGDPNLEINVYVQPQ; this comes from the coding sequence GTGCCCGACCCGAACGCGACGCTCGCGGGCAAACCGGGCGATCCGAGCGATGTCGACGAGGTGCAACTGGTGCCCAAGCCGGTGCTCGCGATCTCCGGCCAGTCGAGCTGGGATCAGGGCTTCCAGCGTTTGGTCGAGAGTTTCCGTATCCTGCGCGAGCAGGCCTCACGATCGGCGCTTTCGGTCGCGGGCCGGCCGCTGACGCTCTTCATCGAGACGGACGATAACGGCTTCCGCTTCGAGGCGATGCTGCCTGTAGACCGGGCGCCCGACGGCGCGGTACCGCTCGCCAACGGCGTGCGGTCGAGCACGAGCCCGGCCGGGCTCTCGCTGCGCTTCGTGCATACGGCGCCCTATGACGACATCGATTCCACCTATGAGACGATCACGGCCTATCTCGAGGCCAAGAACATCAAGGTGAAGGACGCTTTCCTCGAGGAATATGTCACCGATCTCAAGGACCCGGGCGATCCCAACCTCGAGATCAACGTCTACGTGCAGCCGCAATAA
- the dapF gene encoding diaminopimelate epimerase: MNALAHRRFLKMNGLGNQITVLDLRGTKLKVSEAEARAIAAEPRAHFDQLMVLHDARTPGTDAFIRIYNTDGSEAGACGNGTRCVAWAMLADPRMSDSDRSELLLETKSGLLPASRISDLVFTVDMGRPKLAWDEIPLADPFHDTSRFELQIGPIDEPILHTPCAVNMGNPHAVFFVDDPYAFNLEQIGPLLENHPIFPDRANIELAAVKAPDHIVLRVWERGAGITQACGSGACAALVAAVRRELSERKAVVSLPGGDLIIEWRASDDHVLMTGPVAFEWEGVLEPALFESAA, translated from the coding sequence ATGAACGCATTGGCGCATCGCCGGTTCCTGAAAATGAACGGGCTCGGCAACCAGATCACCGTGCTCGACCTGCGCGGCACAAAGCTGAAAGTCAGCGAAGCGGAGGCGCGTGCCATCGCCGCGGAGCCGCGCGCGCACTTCGACCAATTGATGGTGCTGCACGATGCGCGCACGCCCGGCACGGATGCCTTCATCCGTATCTACAACACGGACGGCTCGGAAGCCGGTGCTTGCGGCAATGGCACTCGCTGCGTCGCCTGGGCCATGCTGGCCGATCCCCGGATGAGTGACAGCGACCGGAGCGAGCTGCTGCTGGAAACCAAGTCGGGACTGCTCCCCGCCTCGCGCATCAGCGATCTCGTCTTCACTGTCGACATGGGCCGGCCGAAGCTGGCCTGGGACGAGATCCCGCTGGCGGACCCGTTCCACGATACCAGCCGTTTCGAGCTGCAGATCGGGCCGATCGACGAGCCGATCCTGCACACGCCTTGCGCGGTCAATATGGGCAACCCCCACGCCGTCTTTTTCGTGGACGATCCCTACGCCTTCAACCTGGAGCAGATCGGCCCGCTGCTCGAAAACCACCCGATATTCCCCGATCGGGCCAATATCGAGTTGGCCGCGGTGAAGGCTCCCGACCATATCGTGCTGCGCGTCTGGGAACGCGGGGCCGGCATCACCCAGGCTTGCGGCTCGGGCGCGTGCGCCGCGCTCGTCGCCGCCGTGCGGCGCGAACTGTCGGAGCGCAAGGCGGTGGTCAGCTTGCCGGGCGGCGATCTCATCATCGAATGGCGCGCAAGCGACGACCATGTCCTGATGACCGGCCCGGTCGCATTCGAGTGGGAGGGCGTGCTCGAGCCGGCGCTATTCGAAAGCGCGGCCTGA
- a CDS encoding MBL fold metallo-hydrolase, with translation MNRRKLLSLLGVSALLSSTGMAWAAFSRSRNPYYQGPVSENFDGLRFTDGRPVNKGLLDVLRWQTSKREREAFPAHYPAPTQDKPPARVEGLRIVHLGHASFLYQVAGLNVLVDPVYSERASPFSFAGPRRVNAPGVAFDDLPKIDVVLITHNHYDHLDLAALDALHRRDKPRMIMPLGNDTIIRARNPAIHAEAYDWTAKVALSDAVSATLVPTYHWSARGALDRRMALWCSFVIETPAGKVFHIGDTGYHDGSLYERLGAEHGPFRLAVLPIGAYEPRWFMGENHMNPEEAVRVMLSLRAEQALGHHWGTFQLTDEGIERPPEALKLALVQANLPEERFRPMRPGLSWNA, from the coding sequence ATGAACCGCCGCAAACTCCTCTCGCTTCTCGGCGTCTCCGCCTTGCTCAGCTCGACTGGCATGGCCTGGGCCGCATTCTCACGCTCGCGCAACCCCTATTACCAAGGGCCGGTCAGCGAGAATTTCGACGGACTGCGCTTCACCGACGGCCGGCCGGTTAACAAGGGCCTGCTCGACGTCCTGAGATGGCAGACCTCGAAGCGCGAGCGCGAGGCCTTTCCGGCGCATTACCCGGCCCCGACGCAGGACAAGCCACCTGCGCGCGTCGAGGGCCTGCGCATCGTCCATCTCGGCCACGCCTCGTTCCTCTACCAGGTCGCCGGGCTCAATGTGCTGGTCGACCCGGTCTATTCCGAGCGCGCCAGCCCCTTCTCCTTCGCTGGCCCACGACGCGTGAACGCTCCGGGCGTCGCCTTCGACGACCTGCCGAAGATCGATGTCGTGCTGATCACGCATAATCATTACGACCATCTCGACCTCGCGGCACTCGATGCGCTCCACCGGCGCGACAAGCCGCGCATGATCATGCCGCTCGGCAACGACACGATCATCCGCGCCCGCAATCCCGCCATCCACGCCGAGGCCTATGACTGGACAGCGAAGGTCGCCCTGTCCGACGCCGTCTCCGCGACATTGGTTCCGACCTATCACTGGTCCGCGCGCGGCGCGCTCGACCGCCGCATGGCGCTCTGGTGCTCCTTCGTCATCGAAACCCCAGCGGGCAAGGTCTTCCATATCGGCGACACCGGCTATCACGACGGCTCGCTCTACGAGCGGCTCGGTGCCGAGCATGGCCCCTTCCGCCTGGCCGTGCTGCCGATCGGCGCTTATGAACCGCGCTGGTTCATGGGCGAGAACCACATGAATCCGGAAGAAGCCGTCAGGGTCATGCTCTCGCTACGCGCCGAGCAGGCGCTCGGCCACCACTGGGGCACATTCCAACTGACCGACGAAGGCATCGAGCGCCCACCCGAGGCCCTGAAACTCGCCCTTGTGCAAGCGAACCTGCCCGAGGAGCGCTTTCGGCCGATGCGCCCCGGACTCAGCTGGAACGCCTGA
- a CDS encoding bifunctional 2-polyprenyl-6-hydroxyphenol methylase/3-demethylubiquinol 3-O-methyltransferase UbiG, whose translation MRDGKDSHTLDFYASEAEAYASRGQEASRAKLQGFMSLLPPGGRVLELGCGAGQDSEALLAQGFDVVPTDGSPELAAQAERRLGRPVAVLLFEDLAEHEAFDGIWANACLLHVPRAFLPAVIARVHAALKSGGVFYASFKAGEQDGRDRFGRYFNYPSPEWLRGAYGSGRWSRLDIVEETGSGYDREPTDWLHVTAFKMP comes from the coding sequence ATGCGCGACGGCAAGGACAGCCACACGCTCGATTTCTACGCGAGCGAGGCCGAAGCCTATGCTTCGCGCGGCCAGGAGGCGAGCCGCGCGAAGCTTCAGGGCTTCATGTCGCTGCTGCCGCCCGGCGGACGCGTGCTCGAGCTTGGATGCGGCGCCGGACAGGACAGTGAGGCGCTGCTGGCGCAGGGCTTCGACGTCGTGCCGACCGACGGCTCTCCAGAACTCGCGGCGCAGGCCGAGCGCCGCCTCGGTCGCCCGGTCGCCGTCCTCCTGTTCGAGGACCTCGCCGAGCATGAGGCCTTCGACGGAATCTGGGCCAATGCCTGCCTGCTCCACGTCCCCCGCGCGTTCCTGCCTGCCGTAATCGCACGCGTGCATGCGGCGCTGAAATCTGGCGGCGTCTTCTATGCCAGCTTCAAGGCTGGAGAGCAGGACGGCCGCGACCGCTTCGGCCGCTATTTCAACTATCCGTCGCCCGAATGGCTGCGCGGCGCCTACGGCAGCGGACGCTGGTCCAGGCTCGACATCGTCGAGGAAACCGGGAGCGGCTATGACCGCGAGCCGACCGATTGGCTGCATGTCACAGCGTTCAAGATGCCGTGA
- the trmD gene encoding tRNA (guanosine(37)-N1)-methyltransferase TrmD, giving the protein MSFRASILTLYPEMFPGPLGASLAGEGLRKGLWQLDTHQIRDHGIGRHRNVDDNPAGGGAGMVLRCDVLAAAIDAAVPVDDPRPRLLMSPRGRRLNQRQVRDWVAGDGVVIVCGRFEGVDERVIEGRGLTEVSIGDYILSGGEMAAMVLLDACVRLIPGVMGKEASGSEESFENGLLEYPHYTRPREWEGRGLPEALLSGDHARIARWRREQAEALTRERRPDLLSARKS; this is encoded by the coding sequence ATGAGCTTTCGCGCCTCGATCCTGACCCTTTATCCCGAGATGTTTCCCGGCCCGCTCGGTGCTTCCCTGGCGGGGGAGGGATTGCGCAAGGGATTGTGGCAGCTCGATACCCACCAGATCCGCGACCACGGCATTGGTCGTCATCGCAATGTCGACGACAATCCGGCTGGCGGCGGTGCCGGCATGGTGCTCCGCTGCGACGTTCTGGCGGCTGCGATCGATGCGGCGGTTCCGGTCGACGATCCAAGGCCACGCCTGCTGATGTCCCCGCGCGGGCGCAGACTGAATCAGCGTCAGGTCCGCGACTGGGTGGCCGGCGATGGTGTCGTCATCGTCTGCGGGCGTTTCGAGGGCGTGGATGAACGGGTGATCGAGGGGCGCGGCCTGACCGAGGTCTCGATCGGCGACTACATCCTCTCCGGGGGCGAGATGGCGGCGATGGTGCTGCTGGATGCCTGCGTGCGCCTGATTCCCGGCGTGATGGGCAAGGAAGCCTCCGGCTCGGAGGAGAGTTTCGAGAACGGCCTGCTCGAATATCCGCACTATACGCGCCCGCGCGAGTGGGAGGGCAGGGGGCTGCCCGAGGCGCTGCTGTCGGGAGACCACGCACGGATCGCCCGCTGGCGGCGGGAGCAGGCTGAGGCGCTCACGCGCGAAAGGCGGCCGGATCTGCTCTCGGCCCGTAAATCTTAA
- a CDS encoding GNAT family N-acetyltransferase yields the protein MIPVLETERLVMRGWAKGDFDRVAAFLGDEQLTRFVGGASGRDDAWRRFASMAGHWSLLGFGLWALEAKEDRRLVGWCGLLSPEGWPEPEIGWSLFAGEHGRGYATEAALRARDYAYRDLGWTTLMSFIHPDNRPSIRVAERLGARFEKPFVIRGWEVGIYRHPAAEPAKLKPANLN from the coding sequence GTGATCCCCGTCCTCGAGACCGAGCGCCTGGTGATGCGCGGCTGGGCCAAGGGCGATTTCGATCGGGTGGCCGCGTTCCTCGGCGACGAGCAACTGACCCGTTTCGTCGGTGGCGCCAGCGGGCGCGACGATGCGTGGCGTCGCTTTGCCAGCATGGCCGGCCATTGGTCCCTGCTGGGCTTCGGTCTCTGGGCCCTCGAGGCCAAGGAAGACCGCCGGCTCGTCGGCTGGTGCGGGCTGCTCTCGCCGGAGGGCTGGCCCGAGCCGGAGATCGGCTGGAGCCTTTTCGCAGGTGAGCATGGGCGCGGTTACGCGACCGAAGCTGCCCTGCGCGCCCGTGACTATGCCTATCGTGACTTGGGTTGGACGACGCTGATGAGCTTCATCCACCCCGACAATCGACCCTCGATCCGGGTCGCCGAGCGCCTCGGTGCCAGATTCGAGAAACCCTTCGTGATCCGTGGCTGGGAGGTTGGCATCTACCGCCACCCGGCTGCCGAGCCTGCGAAACTGAAGCCTGCAAACCTGAACTGA
- a CDS encoding LysE family translocator, giving the protein MTFEAWAAFAAATAVLLVIPGPTILLVMSYALGQGWRTAFPMAVGVALGDFTAMTLSMLGVGALLAASATVFTALKWVGAAYLVYLGVKLFRAGGSLNAEPRKDATSALKMLGHAWLVTALNPKSITFFVAFLPQFLDAKADFWTQMLIFEATFITLAFANALGYALIASRARSLVSNPRAIGLFNKAGGTLLIGAGIATVAMRSGNH; this is encoded by the coding sequence ATGACCTTCGAAGCCTGGGCCGCCTTTGCGGCCGCAACTGCCGTCCTGCTCGTTATCCCGGGCCCCACGATCCTGCTCGTGATGTCCTATGCCCTCGGCCAGGGCTGGCGCACCGCCTTCCCGATGGCAGTCGGCGTCGCGCTCGGCGACTTCACCGCAATGACGCTCTCGATGCTCGGGGTCGGCGCTTTGCTGGCAGCCTCGGCGACTGTGTTCACCGCGCTGAAATGGGTTGGCGCAGCCTATCTCGTCTATCTCGGCGTAAAACTCTTCCGCGCCGGCGGCAGCCTGAATGCCGAGCCCCGCAAGGATGCTACCTCGGCCTTGAAGATGCTCGGCCATGCCTGGCTGGTGACAGCTCTCAACCCGAAGAGCATCACTTTCTTCGTCGCCTTCCTGCCGCAGTTCCTCGACGCCAAGGCCGATTTCTGGACACAGATGCTGATCTTCGAGGCAACCTTCATCACGCTCGCCTTCGCCAATGCGTTGGGCTACGCGCTGATCGCCTCGCGTGCCCGTTCGTTGGTCAGCAATCCGCGCGCGATCGGCCTGTTCAACAAGGCCGGCGGAACGCTCCTGATCGGTGCTGGCATCGCGACCGTGGCGATGCGCTCGGGCAACCACTGA
- a CDS encoding pyridoxal phosphate-dependent aminotransferase, with product MAFLADALKRVKPSATITITQKARDLKAQGKDVISLSVGEPDFDTPDNIKEAAIAAIRRGETKYTPVSGIPQLREAITRKLKRENGLDYKPSQTIVSTGGKHVIYNALLATLNPGDEVVCISPYWVSYPEMVALCGGTPTFAETRIENEFKLQPEDLEKAITPRTKWVILNSPSNPSGAAYSHAEMKKLTDVLMRHPHVWVLTDDMYEHLVYGDFQFVTPAQVEPGLYERTLTMNGVSKSYAMTGWRIGYAAGPQHLMNAMDLVQGQQTSGTSAISQWAAVEALDGTQEHIPVFRKAFERRRDLVVSMLNQTRGLKCPTPEGAFYVYPDCSALIGKKLPNGKVIETDEDLVMGLLETEAVAAVHGSSFGLGPNFRISYATSDEKLEEACRRIQRFCAELR from the coding sequence ATGGCCTTTCTTGCTGATGCCCTGAAGCGCGTGAAGCCGTCCGCGACCATCACCATCACGCAGAAGGCGCGCGATCTGAAAGCCCAGGGCAAGGACGTGATCTCGCTCTCGGTCGGCGAGCCGGACTTCGACACGCCCGATAATATCAAGGAAGCCGCCATCGCCGCGATCAGGCGCGGCGAGACGAAGTACACGCCGGTCTCCGGCATTCCGCAGCTGCGCGAGGCGATCACCCGCAAGCTCAAGCGCGAGAACGGCCTCGACTACAAGCCGAGCCAGACGATCGTCTCCACCGGCGGCAAGCATGTCATCTACAACGCGCTCCTCGCCACCCTGAACCCCGGCGACGAGGTCGTCTGCATCTCGCCCTACTGGGTCAGCTATCCCGAGATGGTTGCGCTCTGCGGCGGCACGCCGACCTTCGCCGAGACCCGCATCGAGAACGAGTTCAAGCTCCAGCCGGAGGATCTCGAGAAGGCGATCACCCCCAGGACCAAATGGGTCATCCTGAATTCGCCGTCGAACCCGTCGGGCGCCGCCTATAGCCACGCCGAGATGAAGAAGCTCACGGATGTGCTGATGCGCCATCCCCATGTCTGGGTGCTGACCGACGACATGTACGAGCACCTGGTCTATGGCGACTTCCAGTTCGTCACGCCCGCCCAGGTCGAGCCCGGTCTATACGAGCGCACGCTGACCATGAACGGCGTCTCGAAGTCTTACGCGATGACCGGCTGGCGCATCGGCTACGCTGCCGGCCCGCAGCACCTGATGAACGCCATGGACCTCGTCCAGGGCCAGCAGACCTCCGGCACCTCGGCGATTTCGCAATGGGCGGCGGTCGAGGCGCTCGACGGTACGCAGGAGCATATTCCGGTGTTCCGGAAGGCCTTCGAGCGTCGCCGCGATCTCGTGGTCTCGATGCTGAACCAGACGCGCGGCCTCAAGTGCCCGACGCCGGAAGGCGCGTTCTACGTCTATCCCGATTGCTCGGCGCTGATCGGCAAGAAGCTGCCGAACGGCAAGGTGATCGAGACCGACGAAGATCTCGTCATGGGCCTGCTCGAGACGGAAGCCGTCGCGGCCGTCCACGGCTCCTCCTTCGGCCTTGGGCCCAATTTCCGCATCTCCTACGCCACCTCGGACGAGAAGCTGGAAGAAGCCTGCCGCCGCATTCAGCGCTTCTGCGCCGAGTTGCGTTGA
- a CDS encoding rhodanese-like domain-containing protein, whose amino-acid sequence MNRRSFLILTAAPLLAGAAVAQSGPPSLSVRQAYDGAKAGTLILVDIRTPEEWADTGVPVGATRLDMEASAFEPRLAALRLENPGKTIALICRTGNRSGSLQRKLAGRGWRDIVDVRGGLLGNPGDKGWLAEQLPVTAYP is encoded by the coding sequence ATGAACCGGCGCTCCTTTCTGATCCTGACAGCCGCCCCGCTCCTCGCGGGGGCGGCCGTTGCGCAATCTGGCCCTCCGTCGCTCTCCGTCCGTCAGGCCTATGACGGAGCCAAGGCCGGCACGCTCATTCTCGTCGATATCCGGACACCAGAGGAATGGGCCGATACCGGCGTGCCGGTCGGCGCTACCAGACTGGATATGGAGGCCAGCGCCTTCGAGCCGCGGCTTGCTGCGCTACGGCTCGAGAACCCCGGCAAGACCATCGCGCTGATCTGCCGGACTGGAAACCGCAGCGGCTCGCTGCAGCGCAAGCTCGCCGGCCGCGGCTGGCGTGACATTGTCGATGTCCGCGGCGGCCTGCTCGGCAATCCCGGCGACAAGGGCTGGCTGGCCGAGCAGTTGCCGGTGACGGCCTACCCTTAA
- the ffh gene encoding signal recognition particle protein: protein MFGTLSDRLSGILSGLTRRGSLTEDDVNAALREVRRALLEADVALEVVRSFTDKVRERAVGAEVLKSVTPGQQVIKIVNDVLIDTLGGEGEGITLDSVPPVPILMVGLQGSGKTTSTAKIAKRLSDRNKKRVLMASLDTRRPAAMEQLAILGQQVGVDTLPIIAGQSAVQIARRAIEAGKLGGFDVVMLDTAGRVTLDEALMAEVADVKAATNPHEVLLVADALTGQDAVNTARAFDARVGLTGIVLTRMDGDSRGGAALSMRAVTGKPIKLVGTGEKTDALEDFHPSRVANRILGMGDIVSLVEKAAETIDAEQAQAVAQRMAKGNFDLSDMRTQLQQMEKMGGIGGIMGMLPGMKQAQSQLASSGVGDQMFKRMIAAIDSMTPAERKNPDLLKNSRKKRIAAGSGTSAESINKLLKMHRGMADAMKAMAKQKGGMLGKLGQMFGMGGGGLPPGMPDPSKMDPAQLAELQKQLGAGGGLPSLPPGGFPGLPKGVTPPAGMMPKLPGLGGLPGLGGNPFGGKKK from the coding sequence ATGTTCGGCACATTGAGCGACAGACTCTCCGGCATCCTCTCGGGCCTGACCCGCAGGGGTTCGCTGACCGAGGACGACGTCAACGCAGCTCTGCGCGAGGTTCGCCGGGCGCTGCTGGAGGCGGATGTCGCGCTCGAGGTCGTGCGCAGTTTCACCGACAAGGTACGTGAGCGCGCGGTCGGCGCCGAGGTTCTGAAATCGGTCACGCCCGGCCAGCAGGTCATCAAGATCGTCAACGACGTCCTGATCGACACCCTTGGCGGCGAGGGCGAGGGCATCACGCTCGATTCGGTGCCGCCGGTGCCGATCCTGATGGTCGGCCTGCAGGGCTCCGGCAAGACGACCTCGACTGCCAAGATCGCCAAGCGCCTTAGCGATCGCAACAAGAAGCGTGTGCTGATGGCCTCGCTCGACACGCGCCGCCCCGCCGCCATGGAGCAGTTGGCCATTCTCGGCCAGCAGGTCGGCGTCGATACGCTGCCGATCATCGCCGGCCAGTCTGCCGTCCAGATCGCGCGCCGCGCGATCGAGGCCGGCAAGCTCGGCGGTTTCGATGTCGTGATGCTCGACACCGCCGGTCGCGTCACGCTCGACGAGGCGCTGATGGCGGAAGTCGCCGATGTGAAGGCTGCGACGAACCCGCATGAGGTGCTGCTCGTCGCCGACGCGCTGACCGGCCAGGACGCGGTCAATACGGCGCGCGCCTTCGACGCGCGCGTTGGGCTCACCGGCATCGTGCTGACCCGCATGGATGGCGATTCGCGCGGTGGCGCGGCGCTCTCGATGCGCGCCGTCACCGGCAAGCCGATCAAACTGGTCGGCACGGGTGAAAAGACCGATGCCCTCGAGGATTTCCATCCCTCGCGGGTCGCCAATCGTATCCTCGGCATGGGCGACATCGTTTCGCTCGTCGAGAAGGCGGCTGAGACGATCGATGCCGAGCAGGCGCAGGCTGTCGCCCAGCGCATGGCAAAGGGCAATTTCGATCTCTCCGACATGCGCACGCAGTTGCAGCAGATGGAGAAGATGGGCGGGATCGGCGGCATCATGGGTATGCTGCCCGGGATGAAGCAGGCTCAGAGCCAGCTCGCCAGTTCTGGCGTGGGCGACCAGATGTTCAAGCGCATGATCGCGGCGATCGACTCGATGACGCCGGCCGAACGCAAGAACCCCGACCTTCTCAAGAACAGCCGCAAGAAGCGCATCGCGGCGGGGTCAGGTACCTCGGCAGAGTCGATCAACAAGTTGCTCAAGATGCACCGCGGTATGGCCGACGCAATGAAGGCGATGGCGAAGCAGAAGGGCGGCATGCTCGGCAAGCTTGGCCAGATGTTCGGCATGGGCGGCGGCGGATTGCCGCCGGGCATGCCGGATCCGTCCAAGATGGACCCGGCCCAGCTCGCCGAGCTGCAGAAGCAGCTCGGCGCTGGCGGCGGCCTGCCTTCGCTGCCGCCGGGCGGTTTCCCCGGCCTGCCCAAGGGCGTGACGCCGCCTGCCGGCATGATGCCGAAACTGCCCGGATTGGGCGGCTTGCCCGGTCTCGGCGGCAATCCGTTTGGCGGGAAGAAGAAGTGA